From the Deinococcus radiophilus genome, one window contains:
- the lepB gene encoding signal peptidase I gives MSDFQDPHGQPQAAQEAGQSPQPSRVTGAPAAQTVTVPRRRSPLARFWKEWGEPIVFALLITQFIATMVRVDGASMMPNLRHQERVIVPKYETWLHRMGVGEFERGDIVVFKPPRAAAAVVPTLRDDFLGLWTYRPFLIKRIIGVEGDRIRIQGGEVWINDKPLDSSFTTDYWQEQGCWDRDSAIANQATSAGQGIVPDQLELTVPEGHYFVMGDNRHPSGSEDSRSFGTVPLSDVAGRAAAVVWPLQRPNELSYDCAANQTVNPSQDQESAFRTLPAPPAFDQLEQQLGQ, from the coding sequence ATGTCTGATTTTCAGGATCCACACGGTCAGCCCCAAGCGGCGCAGGAGGCCGGCCAAAGCCCTCAGCCCAGCCGCGTGACAGGAGCGCCCGCCGCGCAGACTGTCACTGTGCCGCGCCGCCGCAGCCCGTTGGCCCGCTTCTGGAAGGAGTGGGGCGAGCCGATTGTGTTCGCGCTGCTCATCACGCAGTTCATCGCGACGATGGTGCGCGTAGACGGTGCCAGCATGATGCCCAACCTGCGCCACCAGGAACGGGTGATCGTGCCCAAATACGAAACCTGGCTGCACCGCATGGGCGTTGGAGAGTTTGAGCGGGGCGACATTGTGGTATTCAAGCCGCCACGGGCCGCAGCTGCAGTGGTTCCTACCCTACGTGATGACTTCCTGGGGCTGTGGACCTACCGTCCCTTCTTGATCAAGCGCATCATCGGCGTAGAGGGGGACCGCATCCGCATCCAGGGCGGCGAGGTCTGGATCAACGACAAGCCGCTGGATTCCAGCTTTACCACCGACTACTGGCAGGAGCAGGGCTGCTGGGACCGCGACAGCGCCATTGCCAATCAGGCGACGTCGGCTGGTCAGGGCATTGTTCCCGATCAGCTGGAACTCACGGTGCCTGAGGGCCACTATTTCGTGATGGGTGACAACCGCCATCCCAGTGGTTCCGAGGATTCCCGTTCGTTCGGAACGGTCCCACTAAGTGACGTGGCCGGCCGCGCTGCCGCCGTAGTCTGGCCGCTGCAGCGCCCCAATGAGCTGAGCTATGACTGCGCCGCCAACCAGACGGTGAATCCCAGTCAGGATCAAGAATCGGCTTTCCGGACCCTCCCCGCCCCGCCCGCCTTTGATCAGCTGGAGCAGCAGCTAGGGCAATAA
- a CDS encoding EamA family transporter, which translates to MTQSAPPRFPPLLMLLTGMLTIQGGAAIAKGLFPAVGAMGTAGLRVVLAAALLTLLFRPPFHRIVPAHWRLIVPYGLALGLMNLSFYASLERLPLGVAVTIEFTGPLALSLYLSRRPADFLWVLLAAAGIALMAPRGELQGLDPVGMGFALLAGFFWALYILAGSRVSRELSGTISVTAGMWVAAAVTVPFAVLGAGASLLAPNILLAGLGVALLSSAVPYTLEMQAMKFIPPKVFGVLSSLEPALAAIAGLLLLGEQLSPVQWTALVLVMLASVGMTLTNQERGEPQESANTLRWKRRRRWRQSLREQLDARHHKGDPPTDPEG; encoded by the coding sequence ATGACTCAGAGTGCCCCTCCCCGCTTTCCTCCGCTGCTGATGTTGCTGACGGGGATGCTGACCATTCAGGGTGGAGCGGCCATCGCCAAGGGTCTCTTTCCGGCCGTGGGCGCGATGGGAACTGCCGGGCTGCGGGTGGTGCTGGCTGCCGCCTTGCTCACGCTGCTGTTCCGGCCTCCTTTTCACCGCATCGTCCCGGCGCACTGGCGCTTGATTGTTCCCTACGGTCTGGCGCTGGGCCTGATGAACCTCAGCTTCTATGCCTCGCTGGAGCGGCTGCCGCTGGGGGTAGCCGTAACCATCGAATTTACCGGGCCGCTGGCGCTGTCGCTGTACCTATCGCGCCGCCCAGCTGACTTCTTGTGGGTGCTGTTGGCCGCTGCCGGAATCGCGCTGATGGCTCCGCGTGGCGAGTTGCAGGGCCTGGACCCGGTGGGCATGGGCTTTGCGCTGCTGGCCGGATTTTTCTGGGCACTGTATATCCTGGCGGGCAGTCGGGTCAGCCGCGAGCTTTCGGGCACGATCAGCGTGACCGCCGGGATGTGGGTGGCCGCCGCCGTTACCGTGCCCTTTGCGGTGCTGGGGGCCGGAGCCTCGTTGCTGGCACCGAACATTCTGCTGGCGGGCCTGGGCGTGGCCCTGCTGAGCAGCGCCGTCCCCTACACCCTAGAAATGCAAGCGATGAAATTCATTCCGCCCAAGGTCTTCGGGGTGCTGAGCAGCCTGGAGCCGGCGCTGGCCGCCATCGCAGGCCTGCTGCTGTTGGGCGAACAACTGAGCCCTGTGCAGTGGACCGCGCTGGTCTTGGTGATGCTGGCGAGCGTGGGCATGACCCTGACCAATCAAGAGCGCGGAGAACCACAGGAAAGCGCCAACACCCTGCGCTGGAAACGCCGCCGCCGCTGGCGTCAGAGCCTACGTGAACAACTCGATGCACGCCACCATAAAGGTGACCCACCGACAGATCCAGAAGGCTAA
- a CDS encoding methyltransferase domain-containing protein, with translation MAWNPDQYHKFRAAREQPALDLQAMIPDLPYRRVADLGCGTGEQTLALAQRFPGAAVMGIDASAEMLAQAQAHTAAHLSFRQSDLRELDGTYDLLYSNAALQWLPDHPALLAGLWERLNPGGVLAVQVPANHDHVSHRLITETADEFTARVGRLHPFRAGAWGHTCPDARSLRRDSRRPGGKRAGSDQPGLPHRAKRS, from the coding sequence ATGGCTTGGAATCCAGATCAGTATCACAAGTTTCGCGCCGCCCGTGAGCAGCCTGCCCTGGATCTCCAGGCGATGATCCCAGACCTGCCTTACCGCCGCGTGGCCGACCTGGGGTGTGGTACTGGAGAACAGACCTTGGCCCTGGCTCAACGTTTCCCAGGGGCTGCAGTGATGGGTATAGATGCCAGCGCCGAAATGCTGGCCCAGGCACAAGCACACACCGCAGCTCACCTCAGCTTTCGGCAGAGTGACCTGCGCGAGTTAGACGGCACCTATGACCTGCTGTATTCCAATGCGGCGTTGCAGTGGTTGCCTGATCACCCGGCGCTGCTGGCCGGATTGTGGGAACGCCTGAACCCTGGTGGCGTACTGGCAGTGCAGGTGCCTGCCAACCACGACCACGTCAGCCACCGCCTGATCACGGAAACGGCTGATGAATTCACGGCACGAGTTGGGCGGCTACACCCGTTTCGGGCCGGTGCATGGGGCCACACCTGTCCTGACGCCCGCAGCCTACGCCGAGATTCTAGACGGCCTGGGGGCAAGA